The nucleotide sequence TCACAAGGATGCACAAAAAGGAATCAGGGGGAGATTAACCATCAGCCTGCGCCAAGACTTCGGCCGACAGGCGAAGCCACATGGATGGGTCACTGATCCAAACCAAGGCAGGGGTTGGCCACATCCTGATGTGCCGTGCTCGGCACCCGGGACCAGTCGCCCAGCCTGCGCTGTGGCTGGAAAAACACGAGAAGCGCAAAAATATGATCCGAAGCCAACATGGCGGATGCGGGCAAATTCTCCTTTTGCGTGTTCTGTGCTTTTTGTGGCCATGACAGTTTGGGGATCGAACTCAGGAACGCTGGATGGCGTGGTTGAGGCCGTATTTGGTGAACCACGTGGTGCTGCGGCGGGTGTAGGTGCGGGCGATGGGAGCGCTGCCCTGGAAGGAGAGACGCTGAAGCCAGGTGCCGGTGGCCGTGGCGGCGGCGGTGGTCGTGCCGCCCTTGGTCCACTCGATCGTGAAGGAGATTTCCTTCATCTCGCTCGCGATCAGGTCGACGGTGGTGCGCTCGAGTGAAAGCACGACGCCCTCACGGTTTACGATATCGGTGGAAAGCGCGGTGGTGGTGGCGGTCCAGAAGCCAGTGTCGGTCGGCAAGGTGTTGGCGGGGGAGGCGACCGTGCAGCGGTACCAGGCGCCGTTGTAGGTGACGACTTCGTTGACGGCGTAGTTTCTGCCGCCCACCCAGGTCGGCCAGAAGGTGCAATCGATGCCTACCGTGACGTCGGTGGCCGTCGCCGGCATGCTGGTCCAGGAGATGAGCCGGAGTTTCTCCATCTCGTGGTTGAGAATCTGGGCGGCGAGGGTCTGGCGGCGGGCGGTGGCGAGCATCTCGGAGCCGATGGTGACGGCCTGGATCATGCCCATGAAGCCGACGACGAGGATGACGGAGGCCATCATCACCTCGACGATGGTAAACCCTGAAGAAGTAGCGCGTAGCGGGTAGCCCTTCGACAAGCTCAGGGCAGGCAGGGCTGAGGACGGCTGGCAGACGACAGACGGCGGACGACAGACGACGGAATCGGGCAACCGCGATGGAGCTCGCAGGAAGGGGGGAGATGGGCGGCAAAAACTCACAAGACTTTGTTAACCACGGGATACATGAATTACGCGAAGGAGTAGCCACAAAAAGCACACGAAGCGCAAAAAGAAACCAAGGCGGGGTTCGGCGACGCCGCCCTACAGCGAGGCAAGCGGGACGAGGGCGACTTGGCTCCGTTACGATCCCAAACACCCGCAACCAACAACCAACAGCTGCGCCCTGCTCAATAGGAGCGGGTTACGATCGCGCCGGTTTTGTCCTGGAAGACGAGGAGCCGGTGGGCGGAGTCGAGTTGGGACAAGGTGATGCCCTGGGGAATGGAGATTTCCTGTTTCTCGTGGACGAGTCGGCCATTGATCAGGACGCGCGGCGGGTTGACGGCGCCGATGGTGAGGTTGACGACCCAGTAGAAGAAGGTGCGCGTGGGCGGCGGGGTGCCGTCGGGGGAGGCGCCGCGGATGACGATGCCGCCGGGGAGGGTGACGGGGGCGAGGACCTCGACGGTCTGGGCAACGGCGGTGGCGCGCACGGCGTTGACGGGGGCGGCGGGGGGCAGGGTGCCGGCGGCGGCCGCGGCGGCCTGTCTTTCCTGGAGGGCGAGGAGGCGGGCGGCGTTGGCGGCGCGTTCGTCCTCGGGGGAGAGCGGCTCGCCGGGTTTGGCGGCCTTGCCGGGGGCGGCGGGGCCGGCCTTGGCGGCGTCGGAGGCAAAGGGGTTGTACGCGGGGCGCGAGCTGCTGCCGGGGGCGGTGCCCTTGGCCTGGTTTTCCTCTTGGGCGATCATGCCGTCGAGGAGGCCGGCGCGGGCGTTGTTGGCTTTCACGACGTCGTCGGTCTTGCCCAGCGCCTGGGCGGGGATGGCGAGGATCTGGTTGACGGCCTTGAAAGGGGTGGGGCCGCGGCCACCGCCGAGGCCACTGCCGGCGGCGCCACTGCCGAAGGTGTCGGCACCGGCTCCGGCGGAGCCGGGCTGGCTGCCCTGCAAGGCCCATTGCCGGGCCTTGGGGTTCAGGGCCATGAGCATGACGTAGCCGAGGATGAGCAGCACCGTGAAGCCGAAGAGCATCTTGAAGATGCAGCCGAGGTTCTTGATGAGGGCGGGCGAGGGAATGAACGACTTCGACTGCGGCATCGCGTAGTCGATCGGCGTGAGGACGGGCGCCGGGGGCTTGGGGGCGTCGGCGGCCGGGGCCGCGGGTGCCGCGGGATCGGCCGGGGTGGTGGGCGCGGCGGGGGTTGCTGGGGTCGCCTGAGGCTGACTATCAGCGGGCGTGACCGAAGCGTCGGGAAGGGGCGCGGGTTGGTCCGCGGCGGGATCTTTTTCAGATTCGCTCATCGCGAAAGGCGAGACCTGAGATCCGGGGCTTGAAACCTTCCTGTTGCTCCCTGCTGGGTGCCCGGGATGAGTCGCGCAGCTGGCGCTGCCACTCGGAAATCTGAAACCTGAGACCTGAAAGACTGATGCACAGAGAGGGAGATCATCGGGCGCCAGATCGGAACTCAGGTTTCGGCCTTCACAGTTTCAGTGGCAGCGTGAGCTCGGCGGCGTTGAGGCCGAGGGTGAAGGCGTCCGGGGAGATTTTGCGCACCTGGATGAAGATCGGGGTGTCGCGGCCGGGGGTGGGGATGGGGATCACGTCGCCGGCCTTGCAGACGATGGAGTTGACGATGAGGTGCGGGAGGCCGTCGCGGACGACGAGGCCGGAGATGCGCAGGGCGGGGCCGATTTTGGCGAGGGTGTCGGCGTCGCTGAGGTCGGGGGCGTCGGGCACGAGTTCAGTCTCGGGTGGCGGGGCGGCGAGTTCGGTGAGTTCGACGCCGCTGTAGAACGGGTTGGGCAGGGAGGCGGGCAGGGGCTGGGGGTTAAGGCGGCGGCCAACGGTCTCGGCGATGCGCTGCTCGGTGAGGGAGTAGCGGGCGGCGACCTTCTTGAGGGTTTCGGTGACGGCGGTCGGGGCCTGCGCGAAGGCGGGGCCGGCGGCGAGCGCGAGGAGGAGGGCGAAAGTCGGAAGAGACGGCTTCATGGGCGGGCGATGCGGGCTGTGCTTCAGGGGCGCGCGAGAAGCTCGACGTTGAGGTCGAGGGTAAGTTTCTCGGGATCGGCGCCGGCCTCGAGGTTGAAGCTGCGGATGCGGAGCAGGCGCGGGCCGTTCTCGAGTTCGCGGATGACGCGGAGAAGCTGGCGGTAGGAACCGCTGGTGCGGAGGCTGAAGGGCACGGCGTTGTAGGGTTTGCCGGCGGCCTGGGGTTGGGAGCTGAGCTGGCTGACCTGGGTGAACTTGATGCGGCTGACGGCCTCGATCTCGTAGAAGTACCCGAGGTTCTCGGCGAGGTCGGCCTCGTTGATGAGGTGGGCGTCGATGTAGTCGAGGGCCTCGGTGAGCTTGGTGATCTCGGCCGTGACGCGGGCGTGGCCGGTGAGGGACTGGAGCATGGCCTCGCCGTTGCGCTGGACCTGCGCGTGCACGCCGGTGAGGGACTCCTGGCGCTGCCACAGGAACCAGGAGGCGGTGCCGGAGAGGATGATCACGGCCACGCTGATCACGAGCACGGGGTTGCGCCGGGCGAGGATGAGGAAGCGTTGGAGCAAAGCCATCATGGCGCGGGCTCCTTGAGGCGGCAGGCGATCTCGAAAGTGATCTGGTTGGCCTCCTCGTTGCGTTCCAGGGAGACGAGGACGACGCTGCTGAAGAGCGGCCCGAGCTTGGGGTCACGGCGCAGGGTGTCGACGTAGGTGCGGAGGGTCTGGCTGGCGCGGGTGGAGGGCTCGCGGAGAATGCCGCGGAGGACGAGGCCCTCGCGGAAGCCGTCGATGCGCTCGAGGCTCATGCGCTCGAGGCGGGTGCGGCCGAACTCGAGGATGAGGTCGGAGGTGACGTAGGGGGCGTGGACGAGGGCGTGGGCGGCGTCGAGTTTCTTGACGAGGGCGTCGAGCTTGGCGGCGTCGGCGTTGAGGGACTTGAAGGCGCGGTCGTTCTCGGCGATCTGCTGCTGCCAGTAGCTGATCTCGGTGCTGAGGAGGCCGCTGGTGTAGAACTGCCAGAGGGTGAAGATCAGGACGGCGGAGGCGAGGGTGGCGGCGACGGCGTTGCCGATGAAGCGTCGGCGGATGAGGTCGCTGCTGGGGAGGGCGGCGGAGATGCGGCAGTCGATGCGCCAGGGGCCGCGGTAGGCCGCATCGCCCTTGGTGGGTTGCTCCGGTTTGCTGCCGGGCAGGTCGGCGACGAGGCTGAGGGCGCCGAGCCAGTGGTGGCCGGGGGCCGTGACGTCGCCACCGGTCTGGATGCCGACGGTGGTCTGCCACGCGGCGCAATCGAAGGTGAAGGGGGTGCGGCCGACGACCTGGGCGAGGGGCTCGGCGATCCAGGAGAGGGCGGGCGGGAGGTAGGCGCAGTAGATGCTGCCGACGGGCTGGCCGGTGGTCATCTCGTAGGAGTCGACGAGCGGCTTGAGGTCGCGGCCGATGGCGCGGACGAACTTGGAGGCGCGGAGGAGAAGCTCGTCGTCGGGCTGCTGGAGGCGCTGACGGACCTCGGCCGCGGTGGTGAGCTCGAATTCGCGGCGGGCGGCCTGGACGATGGAGGAGAAGCCGTTGCGGACGGTGGCGGGTGTGTGCACGCCCTCTTTGCCGAGGATGTAGGCGACGGTGTGTTCCTGCTCGATGACGACCACGACGATGGCGCGCTTGTCGTTGACGCGGGCCTGGTGCTCGGCGACGGCGCCGAGGAGCGGGAGGATGCTCATCTCGAGCCGGTAGGGCAGGAGCCGGTGGTCGAGCAGCTGTTGCTGCATCAGGTGGACGTCGGTGTGGGAGACGCCGCAGATCAGGCCGGGGCGCTGGGTGCCCTCGGCGGGGATGAGTTCGCCCTCGAGCGGGCTGAGGACCTGGAGCTTCCAGTTGGCGGGCTGCTCGATCTTGTACTGGTCCTTGACGAGTTCGGGCAGGTAGTCGGCGTCGGCGAGCTTGCGGGGCTGGAGGCTCTCGCGTTGGAAGAGGGCCTCGGGGGGGCTGAAGCTGGCGACGGCGGGCACCCAGGCGTTCTGTTTCTCGAAATTCTGGGCCAGCCAGTGGCGCAGCCCGGCATCGTCGTCGCGGTCGAATTCGGCGGCGCAATCGATGGTCACCGTGCCGTCACTGTCGGCGCGGGTGATGCCGGCAGCGAGGATCTGAAACGGGTTGTGCTCGATCAGGAGGCTGCGCCGGGAGTTGCGGTTGGAGAGGAGCACAGGTGTTTACGTCGGGAATGGACTATTGGGCCCGGTGGCCCGGCGTCAAGGTGGTCGAAGCCAAGGATGTGAGGGGGGAGGAGGGTGAGGGGGACCTGGGATCCGCAGGATAACGGACCACGCCAAAGCGTATGTTGGTTCGTGGCTTCCCTTGAGGCTTCAGGTCTCGGGCTTCAGCCGCGCCTTGATCGCGGCGACGAGGGTCTCGGGAGGCTGGCTGATGTCGAGGGTCAGGGCGCCGGGCGGGGCTTCCAGGGCGGCAAGCTGGCTGTCGAGCATCGCGGGTTTCATGTAGTGGCCCTGGCGGCCGCTGAGGCGGGCGAGGAGGAGGGTGCGGTCGCCGGTGAGGTGGACGAGGGTCACGCCGGGGAGGCCGGCGAGGAGCACCTCGCGGTAACGCGCCTTGAGGGCGGAGCAGGTGAAGACGGCGGGCTGGCCGGCGGCGCGGCTCGCGTCCATGGCGGCGCGGATGGCGGCGAGCCAGGGGGCGCGGTCGGTGTCGTCGAGGGGGAAGCCGCGCCCCATCTTGACCTTGTTGGCGGCCGAGTGGAAATCATCGGCCTCGTGGTAGGTCCAGCCGAGGTCGGCGGCGAGGGAGCGGCCGATGGTGCTCTTGCCGGAGCCGGCGACACCCATGATCAGGACGAGGGGGGAAGGCATGGGAACCGAAGTAACAAGGATCTGGTATCAAGTAACAACAGATCGACCGGGCCGTGAGCTGAAGCTGCGGTTCGTGGGACTTGTCACTTGATTCTTCTCACGAGCGCGTCGCGTTACGGCGAGACGCGTTTGTAGTTCTGGCCGAAGAGGAACACGCCGTCGGGATCGCGGACGAGGAGGATGTAGGGGTCGCTGGTGGCGAGCGCGGGCTGGCCTCCTTGGCGGGCGCCGCGGGCGGTGCGGATGATTTCCTCGGCGACAGATTGGGTCGCGCCGTATTTCGCGAGGCGCAGGGTGCCGTCGGCGGCGATGATCAGGCGGCGGTCGCCCTCGCCGGTGCCGGTCTGGTACTCGCCGGCCAGGCGGGTGAGGAGGGCGGAGGACTCGGAGCCGTTCATGTAGGTGAACTTGGGCGCGAGGGTGCGGGCGGGGCGCACGAGCAGCCAGACGCCGGTGCCGAGGCAGGCGACGATGAGCACCAGGAGCACGGTGATCTTCAGCCAGGGGCCCTGGGGGGCGGTGTGCTCCGTGGTCGGAGTGGCCGTGGGCGGGCGCTCGAAGACGCGGGGCGTATCGGCCGGGCGGACGGGTTCGGGCGCATTGCCGGTGATGGTGCCCAGGATGAAGGGGATGCTGTGCTGCTCACCGCGGAGCAGGGCCTCGCGGCCGACGAAGCAGAGCTGGCGGTAGCGGGTGCGCACGACGAACACCTCGCGATCGGTCTTGATGCGGATCTCGGGGGTCGAGGGTTCGTAGATGGTGAGCTTGGCGGCGAGCAGTTCCAGCTCGAGGAGCAAGCCCGCCAGCTGCGTGGGGGTGACCTCGGCGAGCGCGGTGTCCGGGTACTCCAGGCCGGCGGCGGTCGCGCCCGGGGCGAGGTGATGCAGGGTGACGCTGTAAGTGGACGCGGCCATCAGGGTTCGAGAATGAAGAGCGGGCAGTCCCCGAAGCCGCTGCGGAAGTTACCGGTGGTGAGATTGCCGTCGTCGAGGGTCTCATCGATCGTCTCCATGAGGTCGGCATCGATGAGCAGGGCGGAATCCGCGGTGGAATTGATGGCGATGGCGGAGCGCCAGCGTCCCCCGGGGCTGGTGCCGCCGGGGTGGGTTTGGTTGTATTCCCAATCGAACTTGCCGCCGATGGGCGTGCCGCGGGTCCAGTTTTCGAATTGGAGGTCGGAGGCGTCGATCCCGGTCGGCACGATGCCGGCGCCGGCTTCGGCGGGCCAGCTGCCGCGTTCGTGGGCGTAGGCCTGGAAGAAGGAACTGAAGACGCGGAAGTCGTTGGCGATGGCGGCGGCCCGGGCCTTGCGCTGGATCTGCTGATAGGTGGGGACCGCGGCGAGGAAGAGGATGCTGATGATGAGCACGACCACCATGAGCTCGACCAGGCTGATCACGCCCGCGACCGAGCGCGGCAGGCGCTGGCGGCCGATCAGGCGGGAGGGTCGGGGCAGGGCGGGCATCGGCCGTATTCCGGCGGAGCGCCGTGCAGGTGGCAAGCACCCAGTGGAAGACGTCGGGCGGAAGGGAGGAACGGGCCGAGGCAGGGGTGGCCGCGAAAAGCCGAAAGGGTGCGAAGCAAAACGGGATGAGATCATTCGCGCTGATCCGCGTCATCCGCGGGAGAATCGGGGATTTCGGACCTGAGCGGGGTTAACCACGGAGACACAGAGGCACGGAGAAAGCGAAGGGAGGGACCGCTCAAGTCCGGCCCTTAGTGCCTGGGTGACTTCGTCGTGGAAGCTCGGTCTCCCTGAGCTTCCGCGAGGGAGGACCCGCGGCCCGGGATCCGGGAATTAGTTATGTGTCCTAATTCACCCCTAACCCTGGATCCCGGACTGCGAGAATCATTCCGTCTGGTAGGCGCCGGGGACGTAGGTTTTCTGCACGGGCCAGCCGAGGAGTTGGGCGACGGCGGCGGGGAGCGGGGCCTGGACGGAGAGGGGGCGGGCCGGGGCGTAGCGGCGGAGCTCGGGGCTTTGCAGGACTGCGGTGGGCGCGAGCGGGAGCAGGACACTGTGGGCGTCGAACTGCGGGAACTTGGCCGTGAGCTCAGCGGGGGACTGGAGCATGAACTGGTTGGTGTCACCGGCGGCGGGGCTCCACGCGATGAGGGCGGGGCCGACATTCTGCACGAGGGCGGTGTTCGTATCCTCGGCCCCGGCGACCGCGCGGGCCGCGGCGGGGGCGGCGGGGCGGGCGTAGACGTTGTGGTCGACGGTGTCGAAGGCGGGGTCCTTCAGCCGGTCCTTGAGCGCGGGGTGCTGGTCGGCGCGGAGGAGGGGCTTGGTGAAGCGGGCGTCGGCGAGGACCAGGTTGCCGCTGAACACGTGGCCGTGGCGCTCGTGGACGTCGGGGCCGGTGGACGGGTGCCAGCCGAAGTGGTCGCCCTGGGCGCTGCGGGTGTCGCGCTGGAAGGCGGCGGGCGCGTTGAGGAAGGTGTTGTGGTAGATCTTGGCGCCGGAGCTGTTGAGGATGCGGACCCCGTTGTCGCAATTGATGAAGACGTTGCCGGCGACGGTGACGCCCTTGGAGATTTCCCAGAAGAAACCGTCGAGGCAGTTCTCGACCCAGTTGTTGATGAAGACGCCATCCACGTTGCCAACGTCGTACCAGAGGCCGTTGGAGTGGGGGTTGTCGATGATGAGGTTGTCGCGGCAGACGACGCGGTAGGACTGGTTGAAGATCTTCACGGCCGACGGGTAGTAGCCGGTGATCTGCTCGATGTTGTTTCGCGTGAAGATGTTTTTCTCGAGGAGGCAGTCGGCGGAATCGATGATGTAGATGCCCTCGGTGGAGGTGTCGCTGATGAGGCAGCGGCGGAACGTGGTGCGGTCGCCGCGGAAGTAGCCGGCGACGCGGGAGCAGTGGGTGATGGTGACATCCTCGAGGAGGGTGCCGACGACCTCCTGGCCGAAGGTGGAGGGATCGGCGAGTTTCTCGGGCTCGGTGCCCTCGACCTCGAGGGCGCGATAGGCGTACTGGGTGAGGGTGAGGCCGCGCATCTGGTAGCCCTTGCGGTCGGATTTCTTGCCGTGCACGTCGCGGGTCGTGCGGGTGAGGGCGCCGTCGAAGGCGGTGATCTCGATCTGTTTCCCGGCCGGGTCGACCTTGATGAAGACGTAGCCGGCCTCGTAATCGATGGCGTAGGTGTTTTCCGTGAGTTCGCCTTCCCAGAACGTGGACGCGAGGGGCTTGCCGTCGACGAAGACCATGTCGTTGTTAAATTTGTGGAGGGGGGTGCGCATGCCCTCGCGGTTGCGGCGCCACCAGTCGGCGGGTTTCTGCGGGAAGAGGGTGGTCCACTTGGTGCGCCAGATGCCGTCGCGCAGGGCTTCCCACTGGTCGGCGACGAGGGTGCCCTTGAGGACGGGTTTCTCGTCGCGGTAGGGCTGGAGCGTGATGCCCTGGTTGAGGAAGAGGCCGCCGGTGCGGTAGGTGCCGCCGCGGAGGATGATGGCATCGCCGGTCACGACGCGGGTGACGGCGGCGGCGAGGGTGGTGGGTTTTTCCAGGGTGCCGGGCGCGTCGGCGGCGCCGTCGGGGGCGACGTAGTAGACGTGGGCGGCCGTGGCGGGGACCTCGTAGGTCTGCGGCAGCGGGCCGTAGGGACCGCCCGAGGGCTGGGCGGACAGGGCCGGCGCGAGCCCGAGCGCGAGGAGGGCAGTCAGCAGGAGGGCGGGCAGGCGGAGGGGGCGTGGGGTGATCATGGGGGTACAGGTAAAGTGCTGTCGCGTTTGGCGCTAAGGGCAAACCGCGCCGCCGTGCTAACACTCGAACGGGGGGTGGGGAGCCCGCCCTCCCGTTCCCGTTCTCGACAGACGCGGGAGCTTGCGGCAGCTTTCCGCCCGATGAATCCGGAGGAAATCGCCCATTGTCAGGCCGTGCTGGGCGTGGCGCCGGGGGTGACGGCGGCGGAGCTGGAGCGGGCGTTCATGAAACGGAACTTTGCCCTGATCAAGGGGAAGAGCGGGGCGGCCGACGTGCCGCAGCCGGAACTGGAGGCCGAGCGCGCGCGGTTGCGGGCGGCGTTTGAGAAATTGGGGGCGCATCTGCGGGCGGTGGAGGCGGCGGGAGCCGCGGCAAGCAGGGACGGAACAGCGGGCACGGGTGTAGGGCGGGGTCTCCGAACCCCGCCTATGAACGAAAGTGTTGCCGCGTCCTCGGCGGGGTTCGGCGACCCCGCCCTACAGAAACCGCCGCGGACCTTGCTTACGCCGCCGGTGCTCACGGCGCGGGATCCGGCGGACGACGAATTTTTCCTGCTGCGTTTTGATGACTGGAAGGTGAACACGTTTGTGCCGCCGCTGCTGCTGGCGGTGACGTGGTTGATCACGATCAGCCCGCTGGGTTTTTTCCT is from Lacunisphaera limnophila and encodes:
- a CDS encoding gluconokinase: MPSPLVLIMGVAGSGKSTIGRSLAADLGWTYHEADDFHSAANKVKMGRGFPLDDTDRAPWLAAIRAAMDASRAAGQPAVFTCSALKARYREVLLAGLPGVTLVHLTGDRTLLLARLSGRQGHYMKPAMLDSQLAALEAPPGALTLDISQPPETLVAAIKARLKPET
- the pilO gene encoding type 4a pilus biogenesis protein PilO, with product MMALLQRFLILARRNPVLVISVAVIILSGTASWFLWQRQESLTGVHAQVQRNGEAMLQSLTGHARVTAEITKLTEALDYIDAHLINEADLAENLGYFYEIEAVSRIKFTQVSQLSSQPQAAGKPYNAVPFSLRTSGSYRQLLRVIRELENGPRLLRIRSFNLEAGADPEKLTLDLNVELLARP
- a CDS encoding right-handed parallel beta-helix repeat-containing protein, producing MITPRPLRLPALLLTALLALGLAPALSAQPSGGPYGPLPQTYEVPATAAHVYYVAPDGAADAPGTLEKPTTLAAAVTRVVTGDAIILRGGTYRTGGLFLNQGITLQPYRDEKPVLKGTLVADQWEALRDGIWRTKWTTLFPQKPADWWRRNREGMRTPLHKFNNDMVFVDGKPLASTFWEGELTENTYAIDYEAGYVFIKVDPAGKQIEITAFDGALTRTTRDVHGKKSDRKGYQMRGLTLTQYAYRALEVEGTEPEKLADPSTFGQEVVGTLLEDVTITHCSRVAGYFRGDRTTFRRCLISDTSTEGIYIIDSADCLLEKNIFTRNNIEQITGYYPSAVKIFNQSYRVVCRDNLIIDNPHSNGLWYDVGNVDGVFINNWVENCLDGFFWEISKGVTVAGNVFINCDNGVRILNSSGAKIYHNTFLNAPAAFQRDTRSAQGDHFGWHPSTGPDVHERHGHVFSGNLVLADARFTKPLLRADQHPALKDRLKDPAFDTVDHNVYARPAAPAAARAVAGAEDTNTALVQNVGPALIAWSPAAGDTNQFMLQSPAELTAKFPQFDAHSVLLPLAPTAVLQSPELRRYAPARPLSVQAPLPAAVAQLLGWPVQKTYVPGAYQTE
- a CDS encoding type II secretion system protein — protein: MPALPRPSRLIGRQRLPRSVAGVISLVELMVVVLIISILFLAAVPTYQQIQRKARAAAIANDFRVFSSFFQAYAHERGSWPAEAGAGIVPTGIDASDLQFENWTRGTPIGGKFDWEYNQTHPGGTSPGGRWRSAIAINSTADSALLIDADLMETIDETLDDGNLTTGNFRSGFGDCPLFILEP